A region of Desulfomicrobium escambiense DSM 10707 DNA encodes the following proteins:
- a CDS encoding metal-dependent hydrolase, with translation MNTLTWHGHSAFAITSKGRTILIDPWFDGNPSAKTTAKNVEADLVLVTHDHGDHVGQALDICKRTGASLGCIVELAAKLKGQGLPDSQILNGIGFNIGGTVTHQGVSVTMTQAHHSCEAGVPTGFIVRLEDGYTVYHAGDTGIFSSMALWGKLYRIDLALLPIGGVFTMDAAQAAMATMMLRCKKVAPMHWGTFPVLDQNVDAFRRELDKLELGDALMQLEVGVPVGLVR, from the coding sequence ATGAACACGCTGACCTGGCACGGCCACTCGGCCTTCGCCATAACATCCAAGGGCAGAACCATCCTCATCGACCCCTGGTTCGACGGCAACCCCTCGGCCAAAACCACGGCCAAGAACGTCGAGGCCGACCTGGTCCTGGTGACCCACGACCACGGCGACCACGTGGGCCAGGCCCTGGACATCTGCAAGCGCACCGGCGCGTCGCTGGGCTGCATCGTGGAACTGGCCGCCAAGCTCAAGGGCCAGGGGCTGCCCGACAGCCAGATTCTGAACGGCATCGGCTTCAACATCGGCGGCACCGTGACCCACCAGGGCGTCAGCGTGACCATGACCCAGGCCCACCACTCCTGCGAGGCCGGCGTGCCCACGGGCTTCATCGTGCGCCTGGAGGACGGCTACACGGTCTACCACGCCGGGGACACGGGCATCTTCTCGTCCATGGCCCTGTGGGGCAAGCTCTATCGCATCGATCTGGCCCTGTTGCCCATCGGCGGCGTCTTCACCATGGATGCGGCCCAGGCCGCCATGGCGACCATGATGCTTCGGTGCAAAAAGGTCGCGCCCATGCACTGGGGGACCTTTCCAGTCCTGGACCAGAACGTGGACGCCTTCAGGAGGGAACTGGACAAGCTGGAATTGGGCGACGCCCTGATGCAGCTCGAAGTCGGCGTGCCAGTGGGGCTGGTGAGGTAA
- the trpB gene encoding tryptophan synthase subunit beta has protein sequence MTMPTADGFFGSYGGQYVPEPIRDILNELAQAFERYRNDPDFIKEYEYYQRQFTGRPNPLYFCANLTSRCGGAKIYLKREDLNHLGAHKVNNTIGQILLAKRMGKKKIIAETGAGQHGVATAATAALMGMECTIHMGAVDVERQKLNVFRMQMMGAKVVPAESGQKTLKEAVDEALMAWVQDPQNTFYLLGSAVGPHPYPLMVREFQSIVGREAKAQILEAEGRLPDYCIACVGGGSNAMGLFSEFIPHPEVRLVGVEPAGRGLGYGQHAATLCLGEPGVMHGFNSYMLKDGQGEPAEVYSISAGLDYPSVGPEHAHMKDTGRAEYVHASDKEALDAFFLLSRTEGIIPALESSHALAHALRIAPVLSPETIIIVNLSGRGDKDVDQIERMVASGEVVPPTL, from the coding sequence ATGACCATGCCAACTGCCGACGGATTTTTCGGCTCCTACGGCGGCCAGTACGTCCCGGAACCCATCAGGGACATCCTGAACGAGCTGGCCCAGGCCTTTGAACGCTACCGCAACGACCCGGATTTCATCAAGGAATACGAGTATTACCAGCGGCAGTTCACCGGGCGGCCCAACCCGCTCTACTTCTGCGCCAACCTGACCAGCCGCTGCGGCGGGGCCAAGATCTACCTCAAGCGCGAGGACCTGAACCACCTCGGCGCCCACAAGGTCAACAACACCATCGGCCAGATCCTGCTGGCCAAGCGCATGGGCAAGAAGAAGATCATCGCCGAGACCGGCGCTGGCCAGCACGGCGTGGCCACGGCCGCCACGGCGGCGCTCATGGGTATGGAGTGCACCATCCACATGGGCGCCGTGGACGTGGAGCGCCAGAAGCTCAACGTATTCCGCATGCAGATGATGGGCGCCAAGGTCGTGCCGGCCGAGAGCGGCCAGAAGACCCTCAAGGAGGCCGTGGACGAGGCTCTCATGGCCTGGGTCCAGGACCCGCAGAACACGTTCTATCTGCTCGGCTCGGCCGTGGGTCCGCACCCGTACCCCCTCATGGTCCGCGAATTCCAGTCCATCGTCGGCCGCGAGGCCAAGGCCCAGATCCTGGAGGCCGAAGGGCGCCTGCCTGACTACTGCATCGCCTGCGTCGGCGGCGGCTCCAACGCCATGGGTCTCTTCTCCGAATTCATCCCCCATCCCGAGGTCAGGCTCGTGGGCGTGGAGCCTGCGGGCCGGGGTCTGGGCTACGGGCAGCACGCAGCCACCCTCTGTCTGGGCGAACCCGGCGTCATGCACGGCTTCAACTCCTACATGCTGAAGGACGGTCAGGGCGAGCCGGCCGAGGTCTACTCCATCTCCGCCGGCCTCGACTACCCGAGCGTCGGCCCCGAGCACGCCCACATGAAGGACACGGGTCGGGCAGAGTACGTGCACGCCAGCGACAAGGAGGCCCTGGACGCCTTCTTCCTCCTGTCCCGCACCGAGGGCATCATCCCGGCCCTGGAGTCGTCCCACGCCCTGGCCCACGCCCTGCGCATCGCGCCGGTGCTGTCGCCGGAGACCATCATCATCGTCAACCTCTCGGGCCGCGGTGACAAGGACGTGGACCAGATCGAGCGCATGGTCGCCAGCGGCGAAGTCGTGCCGCCGACACTCTAG